DNA from Oncorhynchus tshawytscha isolate Ot180627B unplaced genomic scaffold, Otsh_v2.0 Un_contig_7223_pilon_pilon, whole genome shotgun sequence:
GTTTGGTCAACAGCCACAATGTCCTGGGTTTAAGCCCTTGTCAGGACTACGCCCTATAATAACCAAACAACCTCCCATCCTCAGGCTGGATCTGGACCAGAGAGTCTCAGACAGAGATCATAAAGGTCAAGGCCCGGTACGACCAGGACATGTCTGCCGTGACCTCCAACCTTGAGATGAAGTACAGAGACACCCTGACGGAGAACCGGCGGGCAGCGGCCATCTTAGAGCTGGAGctggagaaggagaggcagagggtcCAGGGGTACCGCCAGGCCCTCATCTCACAGAGCCAGCAGGTCATGGAGGAACGCAAACAGCTACAGGTGGAACGAGAGGTAGGAGGACTTGACTTAAAGATACACCCCGGGATCTTAAGCACAGCAAATGTGTAACATAGAGCACAATTTGGATTTGTAACAGATCACACATATTTCGAAATTCGTATGATATCATACAAATTGCAAAATTCGTAGCATGTCGCAagaaatggatgatgtagtacacaactggatgatgtagtacacaattGGATGAAGTAGTACACAAAAAacagggaccacttttggctcaggAGCAACACTTTCAAAACTACAGGCTGAAATTATCAAAATGTTTGAGAATACATCTTTAACTTAGTTTTAACTTCTAGTGGAGCCTGATAAGGGCCTTGAAGGTGTGAGGGGAATGTTGCTTTTAAAAGATGGAGTTGTTATAAGCTGATGTTATTTGTTGATGTTTAAATTGAACAGATAgggacagtgaaagagagacaggaaaggtATGAGATGTGTTCCAGAAGGAAGATGGGTCAGATTCAAACCCATGCAGACACTGGTATACCAATATATGTGTActgaaaggggaaagggggagacctagtcagttgtacaattcaatgccttcaactgaaatgtgtcttctgcatttaacccctctggatcagagaggtgcagggggctgccttaaatcgacatccacgtcttcggcgcccggggaacactgggttaactgccttgcgcaggggcagagcaacagattttgaccttgtcagctcagtgattcaatccagcaacctttcggttactggcccatcgCTCTAACCACAGTGCTGTGTAACTAACCACTAGACTAAACCCTGAAGCAACAGTTGAGATTTGTAATTATCTTGTGTTTACTaaacatttcattttcaaatcGCCAGGCTCTGGAGCAAAAGAAGATTAAGCTTTTAGAATCCGGCGCCGCTGGGGCCGTCCTCCAACACGCTCTGGCCAGAGAGAGCGACTGGCACCAGAGGGCCTCAGCCATGCTGAAGGATCTGGAGGAGGACCTTGTGGAGAGACAGGGGGCCTACTGCAACCTGCTCCTCCCCAGGGAACATAGGCTGGAGATGGAGAAGAACCTGCTCCTCAAGGTGGTGAGGGAACCGTTGGGAACGGATACAGATCTGGAGGGAGACCTGAAGGATATCTTTAAGAACGACCGCTACTGTGCCAAAGGCAACAATCGCCTCCTCAACGTGAAGAAAATGGACAAGAGGAAGAATGGTAGCTTGATGTGGCTCTACCTCAGATATTGGCAGCTGCAGGTTACCATGGAGACGCATAAACGGGCAGAGGACTCAATACTGGGGGTTACACCAGATAAGAACGACCTCAAGTGACCTTGATAGAGTTGACCTTGATAGAGTTGACCTTGATAGGGTTGACCTTGATAGGGTTGACCTTGAGTATATAGTAACAGTCTTCTTGACTGCACAAATGTTTTCTTTTTTCACTAAATGGTGAATTAGTTTGTATATTTCATTTCCTCTACATCATTTTATGACTCCTGACAAATGTAAACACTTCCTTTGTTACTAGTGAAACACAGTAAATGCCAATGGAATTGTCATTGAATGTCAGGGATATTTTCACAACTATAGTTTTGTCTTTGCACTCCAAACCCAATGTTGGATGATATGATACAGTATCAGGAATTCTAGAGGAATATTTCCTTTTGATAAAATCATGTATATCCACATTGGACATCACAGCTGTTTGGTCAGTCATGTAGAAAAGAATAGTGATATACTTTATTTTGACAGAATATACAAAGTTATAACAGACTGTGGTTGTGTCATACAATAATGTAATGGCATGTCATATACTGACATCTCTGACTAGATACTTTGTGTGGGTTATTTAATGAGAGGTATTGGTTGAGTAAAGCCCAGGACTGACAAGCATTGCTGACCATAGCTTCCACAGGCTCCATAAAGCTTGAACCAATGTAAACTGAATCGAAGTAATAGACCTGagcaaacatttacattttattcaTGTAGCGGACACTCTTGTCCAGAGATGAAGTTTTGTAGGAAAAAAAAACAACCACAGTTATTGCAAGAAAAGCCTTCTTGGAAACAGCTGTTATTAGTAGAAAAAAGGCCAGGAAGAGAAAAACAAGTGCAAAATATTCTGAGGCACAGCAATTCCCTATCAGTTTTAGTCCATCTACGGCCAGGGGCGATCCTGCCCAGGGAAGGCTGCCGTTTCCTGGCTCCTGGAGGGAATAGTGGATGAACAGCTGAGCTCTGGAAGTCTGGGTTGGATGGGCAGTCATCCTCTCTAAGACACCCCGTACAGTCCCACTCCAGTTTCCCGTTGAAAAACAATATCCTGGGTATATATGTAGTGATGTAATGTGTACTTAAGCACCAACAAAGAACATACAACTTCCTCTATGCCGCCAATCACTTCAGCTACTGAAATCTGGTTTTAAAGGGCAATCCAggatttgaaaaacaacaaaGCAGTCACTCTGCTACTTCCCCTTTAAAGGGGAGGTGCCTGCATGAGGCGACCTGGGCATGGCGTTGAAGATACGGAAGCCCTCTTTGGTGGCAAAGTCCCAGGCCAGGTCAGCCACCTGCTCAGCTAACCTCCCAGAGCCGGTTTGTCCTGTAAAAGAGGGATAGTTAAGACTACAACTACATATTGTTCATAAAACAGATGTAAGGTTAACATCTGGACAGACTGTTAGGCCagctaaataataatataatctgGACAGACTGTTAGGCCAGCTAAGTAATAATATAATCTGAACAGACTGTTAGGCCAGCTAAGTAATACTATAATCTGGACAGACTGTTAGGCCAGCTAAGTAATACTATAATCTGGACAGATTGTTAGGCTAGCTAAGTAAtagtaatatatgccatttagcagacacttttatccaaagcaaatTAGTCATGCATGCATAGATTATTTTATGTATgagtggtcccgggaatcgaacccactatcctggtgttGCAAGAGTGATGCTCTTCCaacagctacagaggaccaaGTAATAGCTGACAAGCTATAAGATCCAAACAATGTACCTTTACGAAGCTTTATTAATTCTCATTGAAGATATTGCCTGAGACACAATCCTAAACTCTGGTCTATGTTCTGGTACCTGCAATGGtactcttgctctctccctggTGGCTGGCTGCCATGCAGAAGAGGTGGAAGGCCATGTAGAAGTTCCAGTCTGGGACTCCCTCCTCCAGACCCATAGAGCTGCAGTACTGCCCCATCACCTCCTCCACAGTGGGGATACCCAGCTGGACTAGGCCCCTTTCAGATATACCTGTAGGAAACACAATGAATCCACCACTGTGTTGATATATTGaatcaactatactgaacaaaaatataaaatgcaacatgcaacaatttcaaagattttactgagttacagttcatataaggtaatcagtcaatttaaataaattcattaggccctaatctattgatttcacatgactgggaatacagatatgcatctgttcgtcacaaatacttttttttttttaaggtaggtgtgaatcagaaaaccagtcagtatctggtgtgacctccatttgccttatgcagtgcatagagttgatcaggctgttgattgtggcctgtggaatgttgtcctactcctcttcaatggctgtgcgaaattgctggatattggcgggaactggaacacgctgtcgtacaagtctatccagagcatcccaaacatgctcaatgggtgacatgtctggtgagtatgcaggccatggaagaactgggacattttcagcttccaggaattgtgtacagatccttgcgtcacggggtcgtgcattatcatgctgaatcaTGAGGTGATTGCAGAGGATTAAATGGcaccacaatgggcctcaggatctcgtcacggtatctctgtgcattcaaatggccatcgataaaatgcaattgtgtaagctgtccatagcttatgcctgtccatactaGGGCTGTCCCCAACTAAAATAAAATACTGGTCAACCGAGAGTAGTGCttttctttcgaccaatcgattggtcaaaatgtttaaacttatttttccatatatagacagacacacCCTATGTGAATAAAAACCAACtacatatgcactgagcttgtctgatgctttaagcacactgtttgattaTATAAttaaagacacacaaatgactcaagaaaGAGCCCGATGGTCACAATGTGTGACTGGCGCAcgttgtctcgctctcctccctactgcagcgAAAAGGCACCACAACACAGCAAGTGTTTATTGCGCTGTCCATGCTGTAGCTGCCACATCATTACAGCCATTTAGTTTCTGTCTTGATTCTGACTGAAAAGTTCCGTTAACGAAATCCCTCATTTGTTTTGGAAAAATGTTCCCTCTTCACTCAACTCTCTTTACGTAAAACACGTAAGCATcacatgcatgtgaccaatagggcctgacctatagcccATCATAATCACAttaataaattgg
Protein-coding regions in this window:
- the ccdc127a gene encoding coiled-coil domain-containing protein 127a yields the protein MNNLNDPPRWNMGPDPREGAAADGNKWNYALLVPMLGLAAFRWIWTRESQTEIIKVKARYDQDMSAVTSNLEMKYRDTLTENRRAAAILELELEKERQRVQGYRQALISQSQQVMEERKQLQVEREALEQKKIKLLESGAAGAVLQHALARESDWHQRASAMLKDLEEDLVERQGAYCNLLLPREHRLEMEKNLLLKVVREPLGTDTDLEGDLKDIFKNDRYCAKGNNRLLNVKKMDKRKNGSLMWLYLRYWQLQVTMETHKRAEDSILGVTPDKNDLK